One part of the Desulfonema ishimotonii genome encodes these proteins:
- a CDS encoding NAD(+)/NADH kinase yields MKKVGLFVKVDEKASRKADDFEDWLMARGIDVIRMESLPPSRKLSDKCIPPAPPDMYCVFVLGGDGTFLSATRWIGGMSVPILGIKFGEVGFLAETAEDNLFSAAETVLSGEFTTMPRMRLSVRVFREGKVIASEPVLNDIVINKGALARLARMKTFINDRYLTTYRADGLIVSTPTGSTAYSLAAGGPVIHPTVPGIVMTPICPFTLTNRPLIVPDSVSIKICLDPDSTDIMLTFDGQAGLEINEKDTIVVRKSARPIHMIAMPDRYYFDVLKTKLQWSGERI; encoded by the coding sequence GTGAAAAAAGTCGGTTTGTTTGTAAAAGTAGATGAAAAGGCCAGCCGGAAAGCAGATGATTTTGAGGACTGGCTTATGGCCAGAGGTATTGACGTCATCCGGATGGAAAGCCTGCCCCCCAGCCGGAAGCTTTCCGATAAATGCATTCCGCCTGCCCCGCCGGATATGTATTGTGTTTTCGTTCTGGGCGGTGACGGCACCTTTCTGAGCGCCACCCGCTGGATCGGGGGCATGTCTGTTCCCATCCTCGGCATCAAGTTCGGTGAGGTGGGCTTTCTGGCAGAGACTGCCGAGGATAACCTGTTTTCCGCGGCAGAGACCGTTCTGAGCGGCGAATTTACCACCATGCCCCGGATGCGGCTCTCGGTCAGGGTGTTCCGGGAGGGAAAGGTGATTGCCAGCGAACCCGTCCTGAACGATATTGTGATCAACAAGGGCGCACTGGCCCGCCTTGCGCGAATGAAGACCTTTATTAACGACCGGTATCTGACCACATATCGGGCTGACGGGCTGATTGTCTCCACCCCCACGGGGTCCACGGCCTACTCTCTGGCGGCCGGTGGGCCGGTGATTCACCCCACTGTTCCCGGTATCGTCATGACCCCGATCTGTCCGTTCACGCTTACCAATCGCCCCCTGATTGTGCCCGATTCGGTGAGTATCAAGATCTGCCTTGATCCTGATTCAACCGATATCATGCTGACCTTTGACGGGCAGGCCGGTCTTGAAATAAATGAAAAAGATACCATTGTTGTCCGCAAAAGTGCCCGCCCCATTCACATGATCGCCATGCCGGACCGCTATTACTTTGATGTGCTGAAGACCAAGCTTCAGTGGAGCGGTGAGCGGATATAG
- a CDS encoding helix-turn-helix transcriptional regulator, with translation MKELLSTKEVAKFLDINEKMVYSLISEKGLPATKITGKWLFPRHLVEQWIEAHTINYPEPSTHLPPYHGLLIITGSNDPLLDRAVSLFNSRFPDHVAVFGNLGSMGGLRALRQNLCHMASSHLLQDNEEEYNFDFATEALDRTPAIINFCRREQGFLVRKGNPKKITAIEDFAQPGLCMVNRPLGTGTRLLFDRELAKAGIRGEKIEGYAVEISRHLDVGLEILAGRADIAPGIRPIASLLDLDFIPLRWERYDLLVTRERFFDQGVQLLIGMLHEKQFRAIAGEMEGYDVSLSGKMVFPGE, from the coding sequence ATGAAAGAACTGCTTTCCACAAAAGAAGTCGCAAAATTTTTGGACATTAACGAGAAAATGGTTTACTCCCTGATTTCCGAAAAAGGGCTTCCCGCAACGAAAATCACCGGAAAGTGGCTTTTTCCCCGGCATCTGGTGGAACAGTGGATTGAAGCCCATACCATCAATTACCCGGAACCCTCAACCCATTTGCCGCCATATCATGGTCTGCTCATTATCACCGGAAGCAATGATCCCCTGCTGGACCGCGCGGTGTCGCTGTTCAACAGCCGTTTCCCGGACCATGTGGCGGTCTTCGGCAACCTGGGCAGCATGGGCGGTCTCCGGGCACTCCGGCAGAATCTGTGTCACATGGCCTCCAGCCACCTGCTTCAGGATAATGAGGAGGAGTATAATTTTGATTTTGCGACAGAGGCCCTGGACCGGACCCCGGCGATCATCAATTTCTGCCGCCGGGAGCAGGGTTTTCTGGTTCGGAAGGGAAATCCGAAAAAGATTACGGCCATTGAAGATTTTGCACAGCCCGGCCTTTGCATGGTCAATCGCCCTCTGGGGACCGGAACCCGCCTCCTGTTTGACCGGGAGCTGGCAAAGGCAGGCATCCGGGGTGAAAAAATTGAAGGATATGCGGTTGAAATTTCACGGCATCTGGACGTGGGGCTTGAAATTCTGGCAGGCCGTGCGGACATCGCCCCCGGCATCCGCCCCATTGCGAGCCTCCTGGACCTCGATTTTATTCCCCTCCGCTGGGAGCGCTATGACCTGCTCGTTACCAGGGAACGATTTTTTGACCAGGGGGTTCAACTGCTGATCGGGATGCTCCATGAAAAGCAGTTCAGGGCAATTGCCGGCGAAATGGAAGGATATGATGTCAGCCTGAGCGGCAAAATGGTCTTCCCCGGGGAGTAA